A stretch of the Macrobrachium nipponense isolate FS-2020 chromosome 23, ASM1510439v2, whole genome shotgun sequence genome encodes the following:
- the LOC135196236 gene encoding uncharacterized protein LOC135196236: protein MTLVPYKNENSSYFFKKSSVPGTYNWEADNLLYVALTEPMTTNIARTNCLKIPGHRLIIVKSKETYDHFLARAVGNTKPYWTMDLIKKTHPDDLVWGDGTVPNRTIVTIDVSNSGEHFFALYSNHIEDVKENPYRVLCQANPLGVEW, encoded by the exons ATGACACTTGTGCCGTACAAAAACGAAAACTCCTCATACTTCTTCAAGAAAT CAAGTGTACCAGGAACATACAATTGGGAAGCAGACAACCTTCTGTACGTCGCATTAACTGAGCCTATGACTACCAACATTGCAAGGACCAACTGTTTAAAAATTCCTGGCCACAGGCTGATCATCGTTAAATCAAAAGAAACCTATGACCACTTCCTTGCCCGAGCAGTAGGTAATACCA AACCTTATTGGACTATGGACCTCATAAAAAAGACACATCCAGATGATCTCGTTTGGGGAGATGGAACCGTCCCCAACCGGACAATCGTAACTATAGACGTCAGCAATAGTGGTGAACATTTTTTTGCATTGTACAGCAATCACATTGAAGATGTAAAAGAAAATCCCTATCGAGTGCTTTGCCAAGCAAACCCGCTTGGAGTCGAGTGGTAG